One window of Dendropsophus ebraccatus isolate aDenEbr1 chromosome 13, aDenEbr1.pat, whole genome shotgun sequence genomic DNA carries:
- the SHE gene encoding SH2 domain-containing adapter protein E, producing the protein MAKWFKDLPLSLKNVSDRAKPGLPGARTLPKVGASRKNSCNDPPGPQSSSVKNRKNSSSDGQGKGAKDGSRLSREGIQSFLQGRSRKNSRDEVGILRAPKGHSTYINRLIKVDPSLQEKDGRNLQDSEEPGQDQEKGGKEETIIILEDYADPYDAKRTKGQRDAERVGENDGYMEPYDAQQMITEIRRQGSRDQLITELLLMELSSQNEVKPEVKRQGSLELLGKPPQLYDTPYEPPESELSVEEPKPRPVDGTRPENDERPAEEYEQPWEWKKEHIVRALSVQFENSERIPAKEEAGRLHQRQKSWTSKVLKQSQSDQIDKVDPTLPLEKQSWYHGAVTRAEAESRLQSCREASYLLRNSESGNSKYSIALKTSQGCVHIIVAQTKDNKFTLNQTSGVFCSIPEVIHYYSSQKLPFKGAEHMSLLYPVPRVQ; encoded by the exons ATGGCAAAGTGGTTCAAGGATCTCCCTCTGTCACTGAAAAATGTCTCCGACAGAGCTAAACCTGGCCTTCCGGGGGCCCGGACCCTCCCCAAGGTGGGAGCCTCCCGCAAGAACTCCTGCAATGACCCGCCGGGGCCCCAAAGCTCCTCTGTGAAGAACCGTAAGAACTCCTCATCCGACGGACAGGGCAAAGGGGCCAAAGACGGCAGCCGCCTCTCCAGGGAGGGGATCCAGAGCTTCTTACAGGGCAGAAGCCGCAAGAACTCAAGGGATGAGGTGGGAATCCTGCGGGCCCCCAAGGGACACAGCACCTACATCAACCGCCTCATCAAGGTGGACCCCAGCCTGCAGGAGAAGGACGGGAGGAACCTCCAAGACTCTGAGGAGCCTGGACAAGACCAGGAGAAAGGTGGCAAGGAGGAAACc ATCATTATATTAGAGGATTACGCCGATCCCTACGACGCTAAGCGCACTAAAGGTCAGCGGGATGCCGAGAGGGTTGGAGAAAATGACGGCTATATGGAGCCATATGATGCCCAGCAGATGATAACCG AGATCCGACGGCAGGGCTCCAGGGATCAGCTGATCACAGAGCTTCTCCTGATGGAACTCAGCTCGCAGAATGAGGTGAAGCCGGAGGTGAAGAGGCAAGGATCGCTGGAGCTCCTGGGGAAACCCCCCCAGCTTTACGACACCCCATACGAGCCCCCCGAATCTGAGCTGAGTGTGGAGGAGCCCAAACCGCGGCCTGTGGACGGGACCCGACCGGAGAATGATGAGCGTCCTGCCGAGGAATACGAGCAGCCATGGGAGTGGAAGAAGGAGCATATAGTGAGAGCACTCTCCg TCCAGTTTGAAAACAGCGAGAGGATCCCTGCCAAGGAGGAGGCTGGGCGGCTGCACCAGCGCCAGAAGAGCTGGACCTCCAAAGTCCTGAAGCAATCCCAGTCCGATCAGATCGACAAGGTGGATCCTACCCTGCCCCTGGAGAAGCAGAG TTGGTATCACGGTGCCGTGACTCGGGCAGAGGCGGAGAGCCGGCTGCAGTCCTGCCGAGAGGCGAGCTACCTCCTGCGTAACAGCGAATCTGGGAACAGCAAATACTCCATTGCACTCAA GACCAGCCAGGGATGCGTGCATATTATTGTAGCCCAAACCAAAGACAACAAGTTCACCCTGAACCAGACAAGCGGCGTCTTCTGCAGTATCCCGGAGGTGATCCACTACTACTCCAGCCAGAAGTTACCCTTCAAGGGGGCTGAACACATGAGCCTGTTATACCCTGTGCCGAGGGTTCAGTGA